In the Pirellulales bacterium genome, one interval contains:
- a CDS encoding dipeptidase — MKPHLHLVVSLTLAVACVAIAAGAEPASDKPPVIVTERAWQIHRDSPVFDGHNDLPWRLRDEFGGSLDKCDLSQPQPRLQTDIPRLRRGGVGAQFWSVYVPAETSQSGTALRDTLEQIDLVYQIVARYPETFELALTADDVERIHRQGKIASLIGVEGGHSIQESLGALRQLYKLGARYMTLTHSDTLSWADSATDDAKHGGLTPFGEEVVREMNRLGMLVDISHVSADTMRDALRVSRAPIIASHSSAYAIAPHRRNVPDDVLVGLRDNGGVVMVNFFSGFVVPEAARRRADFLEVRRELKARFPDKADYEAAVERWDNAHPISPGTVRTVVDHIEHIAKVAGIDHVGLGSDYDGVSMVPKQLENVSCYPYLTQELLDRGYDEAAIRKILGGNMLRVLRRAEEVARQPAG, encoded by the coding sequence ATGAAACCTCATCTGCACCTGGTCGTTTCTCTCACGCTGGCCGTCGCCTGTGTGGCGATAGCGGCAGGTGCCGAACCGGCCTCCGACAAACCGCCCGTCATCGTGACCGAACGGGCATGGCAGATCCACCGAGACTCCCCGGTGTTCGACGGCCACAACGACCTGCCGTGGAGATTGCGAGACGAGTTCGGCGGCTCGCTGGACAAGTGCGATCTTTCTCAGCCGCAGCCCCGCTTGCAGACCGACATTCCGCGCCTGCGACGAGGCGGCGTCGGGGCGCAGTTCTGGTCGGTCTATGTGCCGGCCGAGACGAGCCAGTCGGGCACCGCCCTGCGCGATACCCTGGAGCAGATCGACCTGGTCTACCAGATCGTCGCCCGCTATCCCGAAACGTTCGAGCTGGCACTGACCGCCGACGACGTCGAGCGAATTCACCGGCAGGGAAAAATCGCCTCGTTGATCGGCGTCGAAGGCGGGCATTCAATCCAAGAATCGTTGGGCGCGTTGCGGCAGCTCTACAAGCTCGGCGCACGCTACATGACGCTCACCCACAGCGACACGCTGTCGTGGGCCGATTCGGCCACCGACGACGCCAAACACGGCGGACTGACGCCCTTCGGCGAAGAAGTGGTGCGCGAGATGAACCGCCTGGGGATGCTGGTCGACATCTCGCACGTTTCGGCCGATACGATGCGCGACGCGCTGCGGGTGTCGCGGGCGCCGATCATCGCCTCGCATTCGTCGGCCTATGCCATCGCGCCGCATCGCCGCAACGTGCCCGACGACGTGCTCGTCGGCCTGCGCGACAACGGCGGCGTGGTGATGGTCAACTTTTTCTCGGGCTTTGTCGTGCCCGAAGCCGCTCGTCGCAGGGCCGACTTTCTGGAAGTCCGCCGCGAACTGAAGGCCCGGTTTCCCGACAAGGCCGACTACGAAGCCGCCGTCGAACGCTGGGACAACGCCCATCCGATCTCGCCCGGAACGGTGCGGACGGTGGTGGACCATATCGAGCACATCGCGAAGGTGGCGGGCATCGACCACGTCGGCCTCGGTTCCGACTACGACGGCGTCTCGATGGTGCCCAAGCAACTCGAAAACGTTTCCTGCTATCCCTATCTCACGCAGGAGTTATTGGACCGCGGCTATGACGAAGCGGCGATCAGGAAGATTTTGGGCGGCAACATGCTTCGCGTCCTTCGCCGGGCGGAAGAAGTCGCCCGCCAACCGGCAGGCTGA
- a CDS encoding HAMP domain-containing sensor histidine kinase, with translation MLQQTASPVRPRAMSAPPMTVLVADDSRPDRDYLAWQLRRALRPQPTILEAESSAEALSILARRPVDVVLVDYLLPDMNGLDLLSRIVERATGTAVVFMSGQGNERVAAEAIKRGAHDYFVKQSLNGEELGQALRLAVSDGRNDREERASSQRLHRAHHELDHFVRALSHDMNANFMLLDHSFRELRRSYSRAPLKGLTDGFSHVDACLKQSRRFLEDLVTLARTGSVSMDPARVELAKLVDEVLFEQRELLEDRRVQAERDGTLPAVWCNEGRVKQVITNLLRNAVRHGCDKHSPQVTVSHIAPRDGDARFVWLTVHDNGPGIPVESREEIFVPGRRLPGAHESGSGMGLAIVRKIVEHYDGKVFVDPQCSQGTTFVVMLPRGEA, from the coding sequence ATGCTCCAGCAAACCGCCAGCCCTGTGCGACCGCGTGCCATGTCGGCGCCGCCGATGACGGTGCTGGTGGCCGACGACAGCCGGCCCGACCGCGATTATTTGGCATGGCAACTGCGTCGGGCGCTGCGGCCCCAACCGACGATTCTGGAAGCCGAATCGTCGGCCGAAGCATTGAGCATTCTGGCCCGCCGGCCGGTCGACGTGGTGTTGGTCGATTATTTGTTGCCCGACATGAACGGCCTCGACTTGCTCAGCCGAATTGTCGAACGTGCCACGGGCACGGCCGTCGTGTTCATGTCGGGTCAAGGCAACGAACGCGTGGCGGCCGAAGCCATCAAACGCGGCGCGCACGATTATTTCGTCAAGCAAAGCCTGAACGGCGAGGAGTTGGGGCAGGCCCTTCGATTGGCCGTGAGCGACGGTCGAAACGACCGTGAAGAACGGGCCAGTTCGCAGCGTCTGCACCGGGCGCATCACGAGCTCGACCACTTTGTGCGCGCGCTGTCGCACGATATGAACGCCAACTTCATGTTGCTCGACCACTCCTTTCGCGAGCTGCGTCGGTCATACAGCCGGGCGCCGCTCAAGGGCCTGACCGACGGGTTTTCGCACGTAGACGCTTGCCTGAAACAGTCGCGTCGCTTTCTGGAAGACCTCGTCACGTTGGCCCGCACCGGCAGCGTCAGCATGGATCCGGCCCGCGTCGAGCTGGCGAAGCTCGTCGACGAAGTCTTGTTCGAACAGCGAGAGCTGCTCGAAGACCGCCGCGTGCAGGCCGAGCGTGATGGCACGCTGCCGGCCGTCTGGTGCAATGAAGGCCGCGTCAAGCAGGTGATCACCAATCTTCTCCGCAACGCCGTGCGGCACGGCTGCGACAAGCACTCGCCCCAGGTCACCGTGTCGCACATCGCCCCGCGCGACGGCGACGCGCGGTTCGTCTGGCTGACAGTCCACGACAACGGGCCGGGAATACCGGTGGAGTCCCGAGAAGAGATTTTTGTACCGGGGCGGCGCTTGCCCGGTGCCCACGAGTCGGGCAGCGGCATGGGCCTGGCGATTGTCCGCAAGATTGTGGAGCACTACGACGGCAAGGTGTTTGTCGATCCTCAGTGTTCGCAAGGGACGACGTTCGTGGTCATGCTGCCGAGAGGCGAGGCCTAG
- a CDS encoding aminoglycoside phosphotransferase family protein, translated as MADEHACRRVLAAYGADCQPLRIEPLASAGGFSGARFWRVSAQAGVLCLRRWPREHPDRQQLEFIQAVLWHVHQEGFGLVPLPLETRTLAGYVCEAGHLWELTPWLPGEADYHRSPSLARLRAAATALAGFHQAAASFPLPHRGPGTAPGLRSRLKRLEVWNDARLVQVSAAITAGDWPEMAERARRLVPLFARAAEAVADVLRQALPIQASLEPCIRDIWHDHVLFVGDEVSGLIDFGALRVDSVATDVARLLGSLCGDDSAAWLEALNAYDSVRPLSSGEALLVTAFDRSNVLLSGMSWLEWIYLEGREFENRAAICERLDANLARLEHLVGQTAFGV; from the coding sequence ATGGCCGACGAACATGCCTGCCGGCGAGTGCTTGCGGCCTATGGGGCCGATTGCCAGCCGCTGCGCATCGAGCCGCTGGCTTCGGCCGGGGGCTTCAGCGGGGCACGCTTCTGGCGCGTCTCTGCCCAGGCCGGCGTCTTGTGCCTGCGTCGCTGGCCGCGCGAACACCCCGACCGGCAGCAGCTTGAGTTCATCCAGGCGGTGCTGTGGCACGTCCATCAGGAAGGCTTTGGCCTTGTGCCGCTGCCGCTGGAAACCCGCACCCTCGCGGGATACGTTTGCGAGGCCGGGCACCTCTGGGAGCTGACTCCCTGGCTGCCGGGTGAGGCCGACTATCACCGCTCGCCGTCGTTGGCCCGGCTGCGCGCCGCCGCCACCGCCTTGGCCGGTTTTCATCAGGCGGCCGCCAGCTTTCCGTTGCCGCATCGTGGTCCGGGCACGGCCCCGGGCCTGCGGAGCCGGCTGAAGCGTCTGGAAGTCTGGAATGACGCCAGGCTGGTACAGGTTTCGGCCGCCATTACCGCGGGCGACTGGCCGGAGATGGCCGAGCGTGCCCGAAGGCTCGTGCCGCTTTTTGCCCGTGCCGCCGAAGCGGTGGCCGACGTGTTGCGGCAGGCCCTCCCCATCCAGGCTTCGCTGGAACCATGCATCCGCGACATCTGGCACGACCATGTGCTCTTTGTCGGCGACGAGGTGAGCGGGCTGATCGACTTTGGGGCCCTGCGCGTCGACTCGGTGGCCACCGACGTCGCCCGGCTGCTGGGCAGTCTGTGCGGCGACGACAGCGCGGCCTGGCTCGAAGCCCTCAACGCCTACGACTCGGTCCGTCCGCTTTCGTCGGGCGAGGCGCTGCTGGTCACGGCGTTCGACCGCTCGAACGTGTTGCTTTCGGGCATGAGTTGGCTGGAATGGATTTACCTGGAGGGCCGCGAGTTTGAAAACCGGGCCGCGATCTGCGAGCGGCTCGATGCGAATCTGGCGCGGTTGGAGCATCTCGTCGGTCAAACGGCGTTTGGCGTTTGA
- a CDS encoding ADP-ribosylation factor-directed GTPase activating protein isoform b, giving the protein MPSTTSLCRPSAVPLAIALLLPTLSGCSDTTSQASHALNDVDATPSAVAALPSLPDDKTLRDRLDNVIELTGKRHMSPQVNNAWQIIHGMLAYGDSLQLNDNGKLVPGIEWLFDGGQMRGWQLVPGEKGLKDVEEPGSKSGEGHDDQWLGYFAQCDVPLDAKINVRGQEFTIHDMVTQAQWDVREGMEATWTLMAFSVYLPLDSKWQARDGSEWSIERLLELECKQDLASSTCGGTHRMYGIASTLNRHLVEGGKLAGIWQVADEKVKQALADAREYQQPDGGFSTNYFQRSSSSADIGLRLNTTGHVLEFVCLAATGDELRQPWVTRAATYLCGLLEETADLPVECGGLYHAVHGLMLYRLRRFGE; this is encoded by the coding sequence ATGCCCTCTACGACTTCCCTCTGCCGACCGTCAGCCGTGCCGCTGGCCATCGCGCTCTTGCTTCCGACACTCTCCGGGTGCTCCGACACGACCAGCCAGGCGTCGCATGCCCTAAATGACGTCGATGCCACGCCATCGGCAGTGGCCGCTTTGCCCAGCCTGCCCGACGATAAAACGCTGCGTGACCGGCTCGACAACGTGATCGAGTTGACAGGCAAGCGGCACATGAGTCCGCAGGTGAACAACGCCTGGCAAATCATCCACGGCATGCTGGCCTACGGTGACTCGCTACAACTCAACGACAACGGCAAGCTGGTGCCGGGCATCGAGTGGCTGTTCGACGGCGGGCAGATGCGTGGCTGGCAGCTTGTGCCGGGCGAGAAGGGACTCAAGGACGTCGAGGAGCCGGGGAGCAAAAGCGGCGAGGGGCACGACGATCAGTGGCTCGGTTATTTCGCCCAGTGCGACGTGCCGCTCGACGCCAAGATCAACGTGCGCGGGCAGGAGTTCACCATCCACGACATGGTCACTCAAGCCCAATGGGACGTGCGCGAAGGCATGGAAGCCACTTGGACGCTGATGGCGTTCAGCGTGTACCTGCCGCTCGATTCGAAGTGGCAGGCCCGCGACGGCAGCGAGTGGTCGATCGAGCGGCTGCTCGAGCTGGAGTGCAAGCAGGACCTGGCCAGCAGCACTTGCGGCGGCACGCACCGCATGTACGGCATCGCCTCGACTCTGAACCGCCATCTCGTCGAAGGCGGCAAGCTGGCGGGCATCTGGCAGGTGGCCGACGAGAAGGTCAAGCAGGCCCTGGCCGACGCGCGTGAATATCAGCAGCCCGACGGCGGTTTTTCGACCAACTATTTCCAGCGGTCCAGCAGCTCGGCCGACATCGGCCTGCGGCTCAACACCACCGGTCACGTGCTGGAGTTCGTCTGCCTGGCGGCGACGGGCGACGAATTGCGTCAGCCCTGGGTGACGCGTGCCGCGACCTATCTCTGCGGCCTGTTGGAAGAGACGGCCGACCTGCCGGTCGAGTGCGGCGGGCTCTATCACGCCGTCCACGGCCTGATGCTCTACCGCCTGCGGCGCTTCGGGGAGTGA
- a CDS encoding ATP-binding protein yields MNDRRRLMTLSVSVLTIVSLGAVGITALYLLPLGDRGVAAPVAKNLWLALGSTAVFVFAGATLLLRISQPLLRRLEETERQLRALVVTLEAKAGDLARTNQELDDFTYVASHDLKEPLRGISAYCDILLDEYRDKLDDNGRRMMTTLVDLCGRLSHLIDDLLAFCRAGRTPEATDLDLDEVLDEVLVTLGPAIDARGGRVRRLNRLPVVHGDATLLGMVLQNLISNGLKFNDSASPTVEVEVLDGQRPTIVVRDNGIGIEPRHHEAVFAMFRRLHARNKYEGTGAGLSIARKVVENHGGRMWLESQPGEGSAFFFTLPVAVGAEQKAEKGNCKLQIANCELAISSAQNREAELAAAYVSTPIA; encoded by the coding sequence ATGAATGATCGGCGGCGATTGATGACGCTTTCGGTATCGGTTTTGACCATCGTGTCGTTGGGCGCGGTCGGCATCACCGCTTTATACCTTCTGCCGCTGGGCGATCGAGGCGTTGCCGCGCCGGTGGCAAAAAACCTCTGGCTGGCGCTGGGCAGCACCGCGGTTTTCGTCTTCGCCGGCGCCACGCTGCTGCTGCGAATCAGCCAGCCCTTGCTGCGGCGGTTGGAAGAAACCGAACGGCAGCTTCGGGCACTCGTGGTCACGCTCGAGGCCAAGGCCGGCGACCTGGCGCGGACCAACCAGGAACTCGACGACTTTACCTACGTCGCCTCGCACGACCTGAAAGAACCGTTGCGCGGCATCAGCGCCTACTGCGATATTTTGCTGGATGAATATCGCGACAAGCTCGACGACAACGGGCGACGAATGATGACGACGCTCGTCGATCTCTGCGGCCGGTTGAGCCACCTCATTGACGACCTGCTCGCCTTCTGCCGGGCAGGCCGAACGCCCGAAGCAACCGACCTCGATCTCGACGAAGTGCTCGACGAAGTGTTGGTGACCCTCGGGCCGGCCATCGACGCGCGCGGCGGCCGCGTGCGGCGGCTGAATCGTTTGCCGGTGGTCCACGGCGATGCGACGCTCTTGGGCATGGTGCTGCAAAACCTGATTTCCAACGGGCTGAAGTTCAACGACAGCGCTTCTCCGACCGTGGAAGTCGAGGTGCTGGATGGCCAGCGACCGACCATCGTGGTGCGCGACAACGGCATCGGCATCGAACCCCGCCATCACGAGGCGGTGTTCGCGATGTTCCGGCGACTCCACGCGCGAAACAAGTATGAAGGGACGGGCGCGGGACTGTCGATTGCCCGGAAGGTTGTCGAAAACCACGGTGGCCGGATGTGGCTGGAGTCGCAGCCGGGAGAAGGATCGGCGTTCTTCTTTACGCTGCCCGTGGCGGTAGGCGCAGAACAGAAAGCGGAAAAGGGGAATTGCAAATTGCAAATTGCAAATTGCGAATTGGCCATTTCGAGCGCTCAGAATCGAGAAGCGGAACTCGCTGCCGCTTACGTCTCAACGCCTATCGCCTAA
- a CDS encoding DUF4276 family protein, translating to METLVRRLSSLKLEVDHDRVSRGDIHAHHGKGQGFFKRALRWMLEARKRGYEALVLVVDEDGQAERVKEMTAAQESSLIAFRRALGIAVRTFDAWMLADEKALSSILGGEIERQPSPEGIHNPKQVCMKLRDECKADLAQSEMYAKLAEAIELPILEQRCARGFAPFAHRVKTL from the coding sequence TTGGAAACGCTTGTCCGCCGACTCTCATCGCTCAAGCTGGAGGTGGATCACGACCGAGTAAGCCGGGGCGACATCCACGCGCACCACGGAAAGGGGCAAGGGTTCTTCAAACGTGCCCTTCGTTGGATGCTCGAAGCGCGCAAGCGCGGTTACGAAGCTCTCGTCCTCGTCGTCGATGAGGACGGACAGGCCGAGCGGGTGAAAGAGATGACGGCGGCTCAGGAGTCGTCGCTGATTGCCTTCCGCCGGGCACTTGGCATCGCCGTCCGGACCTTTGATGCCTGGATGCTGGCGGACGAGAAGGCTTTATCGTCTATTCTAGGAGGCGAAATCGAGCGACAACCGTCGCCGGAAGGAATTCACAATCCGAAGCAAGTGTGTATGAAGCTCCGCGATGAATGCAAAGCCGACCTTGCGCAGAGCGAGATGTACGCCAAGTTGGCCGAAGCCATCGAGCTGCCAATCCTTGAGCAGCGATGTGCAAGAGGATTCGCGCCCTTCGCTCATCGCGTAAAAACCCTGTGA
- a CDS encoding helix-turn-helix transcriptional regulator gives MSESPVIQTVTLGGERFVILPEVEFARLVGEPIEPELPPALPNGNYPAIETARIILARDLIRSRRALGWSQAELASRAGVRVETLDRLERATHSPNVSVVEKLDQALKAAEPNAANNKKPRSKKPPKGY, from the coding sequence CGGCGAACGTTTCGTGATCTTGCCCGAAGTGGAATTTGCGCGCTTGGTGGGTGAACCGATCGAGCCGGAATTGCCCCCAGCTCTGCCGAACGGCAACTATCCGGCCATCGAGACCGCGCGTATCATCCTGGCCCGCGACCTGATCCGATCGCGTCGGGCGCTGGGCTGGTCGCAAGCCGAGTTGGCCAGCCGCGCCGGAGTTCGTGTGGAAACGCTCGACCGGCTGGAACGGGCCACGCATTCGCCGAACGTGTCAGTCGTCGAGAAGCTCGATCAGGCACTCAAGGCCGCTGAACCGAACGCGGCCAACAACAAGAAGCCGCGCAGCAAAAAGCCTCCCAAGGGATATTAG